One Elusimicrobiaceae bacterium genomic region harbors:
- a CDS encoding prepilin-type N-terminal cleavage/methylation domain-containing protein, whose protein sequence is MKQAFTLIELLVVVLIIGILSAVALPQYEKIVERSKATQAFALLNPLIQAYQASYLENGTYVASLDELAISLPSSFTGEDANHLSNGEWEVVFSNSYGIQVSVKRKSGKYKDAVSFLYVFAKRPDPVPVGQWLCFENIATFPGKADDYCKKILNGTKDASSGSSDRVYRL, encoded by the coding sequence ATGAAACAAGCATTTACACTCATAGAGTTACTAGTAGTTGTGTTAATTATAGGGATATTAAGTGCCGTTGCTTTGCCACAATATGAAAAAATAGTTGAACGAAGCAAGGCAACCCAAGCATTTGCTCTATTAAATCCTCTCATTCAGGCATATCAAGCAAGTTATTTAGAAAATGGCACCTATGTGGCTAGCTTAGATGAATTAGCCATTTCTCTTCCTTCTAGTTTTACGGGAGAAGATGCTAATCACTTATCTAATGGAGAGTGGGAAGTTGTTTTCAGCAACTCTTACGGAATACAAGTGTCCGTTAAAAGAAAAAGTGGAAAATATAAAGATGCGGTAAGTTTTTTATATGTATTTGCCAAGAGACCTGATCCCGTACCGGTTGGTCAATGGCTATGTTTTGAAAATATTGCTACATTTCCGGGAAAAGCGGATGATTATTGCAAAAAAATTTTAAATGGAACAAAAGATGCATCATCAGGTTCTAGTGATCGTGTGTATAGACTATAA
- a CDS encoding 4Fe-4S binding protein, producing the protein MAYKVNPDVCVNCGACESACPVGAISEVDGKRNIDASKCIECGACAATCPVSAIAL; encoded by the coding sequence ATGGCTTATAAAGTAAATCCGGATGTGTGTGTAAATTGCGGTGCTTGCGAATCTGCCTGCCCCGTGGGTGCAATTTCCGAAGTAGACGGAAAACGCAATATCGATGCTTCCAAATGCATTGAATGCGGTGCCTGTGCCGCTACCTGCCCGGTCAGCGCAATTGCACTGTAA
- a CDS encoding 50S ribosome-binding GTPase, whose translation MEPITSLTLFDLQPDITAEILSINVSPAQADKLAAMGLVKGQQVSRKKGKRPLVVCVCGSEIAIGPKIAKQIIVSTNTPTVLADRKYTFLLAGNPNVGKSLLFSRLTGIGILSSNFPGTTVGLHHGSTVFNGKSYHIIDIPGLYRLEEKWVIEGKKRDLFKELSYDFIVCVAETAHLERNLYFVLELLHLGKPVILLLNKFDEAQRKGIFIDVRMLSKMLGIPVIATVATTGEGLKRLEVTVGKLDLAKPFVWKGVQDLQGGLIPMEETPESKWHAIGQIIRRVQKIKHKHASWVEHLQAWATHPVSGLFIALAVLALSLVIIRFVGETFVNWLEPLYEAYYLPFVERMLAFWQGNPLYLFLVGDGGTQYFGVLTDGLKIALVDVMPYVLAFYALLGFWGELGYLPRLAVLLDGLLHRIGLHGYGAIPIMLGLGCKVPAVMGVRVLETRRERVIALALLLVVAPCISQTAMILSILSPYGWKYVLCVFGTLLINGIAAGTLLNRLLPGDTPEMFMEIPLWSLPQWRSLGRKIWLRMKEYLADALPLILAGVLFVDLMQFTGITDWLTQLFRYPVEYLLHLPADTTPLLLLGFLRKDISIALLEPFNLPPSQLVVACVFMSMYLPCIATFFVMLRENGIKDTLRVAALTISLAILSATVLRFII comes from the coding sequence ATGGAACCGATTACTTCATTAACTCTTTTTGATTTGCAACCCGATATTACCGCGGAAATTTTATCTATTAATGTTTCTCCCGCTCAGGCAGATAAACTGGCGGCGATGGGACTGGTTAAAGGCCAACAGGTCAGCCGCAAAAAGGGCAAACGCCCCTTGGTGGTGTGTGTCTGTGGAAGTGAAATTGCCATTGGACCGAAAATTGCCAAACAAATTATTGTTTCGACTAATACCCCCACTGTACTGGCGGACCGTAAATATACCTTCTTATTGGCGGGCAATCCCAATGTCGGAAAAAGTTTGCTCTTTTCTCGTTTGACGGGTATCGGTATTTTATCTTCTAACTTTCCGGGTACGACCGTTGGGTTGCATCATGGCAGTACCGTATTTAATGGTAAGTCGTATCATATCATTGATATTCCGGGTCTGTACCGTTTGGAAGAAAAATGGGTGATTGAAGGTAAAAAGCGGGATTTATTCAAAGAACTTTCCTATGATTTTATCGTTTGCGTGGCGGAAACAGCGCATTTAGAGCGCAATCTGTACTTCGTACTGGAACTTCTGCACCTGGGCAAACCGGTGATTTTACTGCTTAATAAATTTGATGAGGCTCAGCGCAAAGGTATTTTTATTGATGTGCGCATGCTGTCTAAAATGTTAGGCATTCCGGTGATTGCCACGGTGGCCACAACGGGAGAAGGGTTAAAGCGTCTGGAAGTTACCGTCGGCAAATTAGATTTGGCAAAGCCCTTTGTGTGGAAGGGTGTACAAGATTTGCAAGGCGGTTTAATTCCCATGGAAGAAACGCCGGAAAGTAAGTGGCATGCTATCGGACAAATCATTCGCCGCGTCCAAAAAATCAAACATAAACATGCTTCTTGGGTGGAACATTTGCAGGCATGGGCTACGCATCCGGTTAGCGGTTTATTTATAGCATTGGCGGTATTGGCGCTGTCTTTGGTCATTATTCGTTTTGTGGGCGAAACGTTTGTGAATTGGTTAGAGCCGCTTTACGAGGCATACTATCTTCCGTTTGTGGAGCGGATGCTCGCTTTTTGGCAGGGAAATCCGTTATATTTGTTTTTGGTGGGTGACGGCGGAACCCAATACTTCGGAGTGCTGACAGACGGTCTGAAAATCGCCTTGGTAGATGTGATGCCTTATGTACTCGCATTTTATGCACTGCTTGGTTTTTGGGGAGAACTGGGATACCTGCCCCGTTTAGCGGTTCTGTTAGACGGTTTGTTACACCGGATTGGCTTGCACGGTTATGGTGCGATCCCTATCATGCTGGGCTTAGGTTGTAAGGTGCCGGCCGTTATGGGGGTGCGTGTGTTGGAAACGCGACGTGAACGTGTGATTGCGCTGGCGTTACTGCTTGTAGTGGCGCCTTGTATTTCACAAACGGCGATGATTTTGTCCATTTTATCTCCGTACGGATGGAAATATGTGTTGTGCGTGTTTGGCACTTTGCTGATTAACGGCATTGCGGCGGGCACGCTGTTAAACCGTCTGTTGCCGGGCGATACGCCGGAAATGTTTATGGAGATTCCATTGTGGAGTTTGCCGCAATGGCGTTCTTTAGGGCGCAAAATTTGGTTGCGCATGAAGGAGTATTTGGCGGATGCCTTGCCGTTGATTTTAGCAGGTGTATTGTTTGTAGATTTGATGCAATTTACCGGTATTACGGATTGGTTGACGCAACTTTTCCGCTATCCGGTGGAATATCTATTGCATTTACCGGCAGATACCACACCTCTTTTGTTATTGGGATTTTTACGCAAAGACATTTCGATTGCGCTCTTGGAGCCGTTTAATCTCCCCCCCAGCCAACTGGTGGTAGCGTGTGTATTTATGAGTATGTATTTGCCGTGTATCGCTACGTTCTTTGTGATGTTACGCGAGAATGGCATCAAAGATACGCTACGCGTTGCGGCATTGACGATATCCTTGGCGATACTGAGTGCAACGGTACTGCGGTTTATAATATAA